The nucleotide sequence CGCGGGTTTCATCGAGCCCGACGAGGGACACATCTTGGTCAATGGTCGCGATCTGACCCATGTCCCGCCGCACCAGCGCCCCATCAACACGGTTTTCCAAAACTACGCGCTGTTTCCGCATCTCACGATTCGGGAAAACATCGCCTTCGGCCTCACGGTCGCGAAACGCCCCGCCGCCGAAATCGAGCGCGAAGTCAAACGCATGTTGGACCTCACCCAGATGCATGCTCACGCCGACAAGAAACCGACCCAAATCAGCGGCGGGCAAAAGCAACGCGTCGCCATCGCCCGGGCCCTGATCAATCAACCGGAGTTGTTGCTGCTGGATGAGCCGCTCGCCGCCCTCGATTTGAAGCTGCGCCAGCACATGTTGATCGAGCTGGAAAACATCCACCGCGAAGTCGGCACCACCTTCCTCTACGTGACTCACGACCAGGGGGAAGCCATGTCCCTCGGCGATCGCGTCGCCGTCATGAACCACGGCCGCTTTGAACAAATTGGCACGCCGAGTGAAGTTTATGAAACCCCGCACAGTCGTTTCGTGGCGGGCTTCGTCGGCGACACCAATCTCATCGATGCCACGGTCGTCGACGTGGGAGCAGGTGACAATCACGGCCTGCGCACCACCGATCTCGGCCCGATTATCTACGGACTCGATGATACCCCGCACTCGGGCGATGTCGTGCTCTCCAAACTCGCCGGGGCCATCCCCGACGGCAGCCAGGCGGTGCTGAGTCTGCGCCCCGAACGCATCGCCCTGCGGCGCGAGTGCCCCCGGCATCATCACGCGCAAAATACCATTCAGGGCGTGGTGGTCGACCTCATCTACCTCGGCTCGCGCACGCACTACCGCATCAAAGTGGGGTCGCGCCTGATTTCCGTCTGGAAACAACACCGCCGGTTCCTACCCGACTACGACCCCGTCGAAGCCGGCGAAGTGGTGTGGCTCAGTTGGTATTCCAATGATGGATACCTCATCGTGGAGGCTCCCGGCACGTCATGAAAAAGCGGCGGTGGATCGAGCAGGCGTTGACCTGGCCGAGTTTCGGTTGGCTCGTGATTTTTTTCGCTGTGCCGACCGTGCTGGTGTTTGCGCTCTCGTTCAAACCGGCCGACCTCAGCGGCGGCGCCGCCCCGGGTTGGACGCTGGAAACATGGCGCAGTCTGAACAACCCCGCCTACCCGGGGATCGTCTGGCGCACGTTGTGGTTGAGCGGGGCCTGCACGGTGGTGTGTCTCGGCCTCGGCGTTCCAGTGGCGTATTGGATCGCCCGACTCGATGTGCGCTGGCGGCAACGCGTGCTGCTGCTGATCATCCTGCCTTTTTGGACCAACTTCCTCATCCGCATCTTTGCGTGGCGCACCCTGCTCCATCCCGACGGATTCGTGAAATCAGTCTGCGTATCGCTCGGTTGGGCGGAACCCAACACTCAGCTGTTGTATAACAACGGCGCGATCCTGTTGGTGCTCGTCTACACGTATCTGCCGTTTGCGATCCTGCCGCTCTACGCGGCGACCGAGAAATTTGACTTCACCCTCTTCGAAGCGGCGCGCGACCTCGGCGCGACCAAGTGGCGGGCGTTTCGCAGCGTGTTTTTGCCGGGCATTCGCACGGGACTGCTCACCGCGTTTTTGATCGTGTTTATCCCGGCGCTCGGCTCCTACGCCATCCCGGCCATCGTGGGAGGGCCGACCAGCGAAATGATTGGCAACAAGATCGCGCAACGCGCCACCACCGACCGCAACCTGCCCCACGCGGCGGCGCTGGGAGCGGTGCTGACGCTGGTGATCTTTGTGCCGCTCGGCGTGGCGGCCTATCTGCGCCGTCGCGATCGACTCGATGTCACCACAACCCCGGTCGACGAACCCGCCTCGCCATGAAACCGAGCCGACTTCCTCTCGTCACGGCGCTGGTGGTGCTGGTCTTTTTCTACCTGCCGATCGCCATGCTGATCGCGCAGTCCTTCAATGCCGCCAAGTTCGGTGGCCAATGGAACGGGTTTTCCTTCCGTTGGTATCAGGAACTTTGGGCCCGAGAGGATATCCATCAGGCGGCGTGGAATACGCTGCTCATCGCCGTGACTTCCACCATCGCGTCGGTCGTGCTGGGCGCGCTGGCCGCCTGGTGTATCCATCGTTACAAGACGCGCACCCAGCGGATTCACTACGGCCTCATCTACGCGCCGCTGGTGGTGCCGGACATTCTGATGGGCCTCAGCCTGTTGTTCCTGTTCGTCAACGTGGGGGTGCAGCTCAACTTCACCACCATCATTCTCGCTCACACGACGTTTTGTCTGAGTTACGTGACCCTCGTCATGCTCGGGCGTTTGCAGGACTTTGACGACGCCGTGATCGAGGCCGCTCAGGATCTCGGGGCCGGCTGGGGCACGATCATTCGGCGGATACTGTTGCCCCTGCTCGGACCGGGGCTGGCCGCCGGCGGGCTGTTGGCGTTTACGCTCAGTATCGACGATTTCGTGATAACTTTTCTCGTATCCGGTCCGGGCAATACTACCTTGCCGGTGAAAATTTTCAGCATGATGCGTCGGAGTTCCCCCCAGGTGATCAACGCGTTGAGTGTTATCTTCATGTCCGTCACGTTCATTACCGTCCTGCTCAGTCAACGACTCACCCGCCCACAACCATGAAATCTCCCCTCCTCCGCTTCATTGCTGTCGGCCTGGTCGCCGGTCTCGTTTTGCTTTTCTCGTCGTGCGCCAAAAAGAAGCCGGTCCTGCACGTCTACATCTGGAGTGACTATCTCGCCGAAGGCCTCGTGGAAGAGTTCGCCGCGGCCAACAACTGCGAAGTCATCGTCGACAACTACGACTCCAACGAGGTGCTCCACGCCAAACTCAAAGGCGGCGCCACCGGCTACGACCTCGTTTTCCCTTCCAGCTACATCGTGCGCATGATGGTGGAGGACGGTCTGCTCCAAAAGCTGAACCACGACCGCATTCCCAACATCAAAAACCTCGACCCCATTTTCGTGGGCAGCGTTTCGGTTGATAAGAAAATGGTCTACAGCATCCCCTACATGACGGGGGCGACCGGGATCGCCTACCGGACCGATGAAGTGGAGGATTTCGTTCCGTCGTGGCAGATGTTTGCCCGCTCCGATCTTGCCGGCCGCATGACTTTGCTGGATGACCACCGCGAGGTGTTGGGGGCCGCGCTCAGAGTGTTGGGCCACAGCATGAACTCTACCGACGAGGCTGCCATCGAGGCCGCCGCCGATCTGGTCATCGAGTGGAAACGAAACATCGCGCAGTTCGCTTCGGAATCCAACAAGGCTGGCATTGCCTCGAAGGAATTCTACCTCGTGCAAGCCTGGGGCGGCGACGTGCAACAGATCATCGATGAAAACGAAGACCCCAACATCGCCTTCGCGCTGCCGCAGGAAGGCTTTGCCATGTGGGAAGACACTATGGCAATTCCGACCGGAGCGGATAACGTCGATCTGGCGGAGAAGTTCATCAACTTCCTCCACGACCCCGTCATCGCCGCGCGCAATATCGAGTTCAACTACTACCTTTGCCCCAACTGGGCGTCCTACCGCCATCTCTCCGAAGAGGTGCTGCAAAACCCGATCGTCATCATCCCGCCCGAGCTCCTCAAGAAAGGCGAACAGATCAAGGATATCGGTGACGACCTGGCGAAATACACGGCCGCTTGGGACCGGGTTAAAGCCACGCAGTGATCCGCATGGTCGGCCCTCCGATTTGGTCCCGACCGGGGAAACAAACGGCGGGGCCGCCAGTCCAAACGGTTTCTTGCCATTTTCCCCCGCCCCCGCCTGATTCCAGCGCGGACGAGTCCTTTCCGGCTCCGACGCAAACGTGCCCCTCGTTTCCAACCCCGAAACCATGATCGATACCAAACTTCCCCTGCGCGAAAAACTTGCCTACGGCTGTGGCGACTTCGCCTCCGTCCTTTTTTGGCAGACGTTTATGCGCTACCTGCCGTTTTTCTACACCGACGTGTTTGGACTGACGGCCGCCATGCTCGCCAATCTCCTGCTTTTCAGCCGCGTGCTGGACGGTGTCAGTGACCCCGTCATCGGTATGTGGGCCGACCGGACGGAGAGCAAATGGGGCAAATTCCGCCCGTTCATTCTCTTCGGTTGCATGCCGTTCGCCATCTTCGGGGTGCTCACCTTCACCACGCCGGATCTGGGCGACAACGGTAAGATTATTTGGGCGTTCGTGACCTACAACGGCCTCATGCTGCTCTACACCTTGGTCAACATTCCCTACACCGCGATGTTGGGTGTCATGACGACCAACTCCGTCGAGCGGACCCGGCTGTCCTCGATCAAGTTCATCTTCGCTTTCGCGGCCGGCACCGTCATTTCGGCCACCCTTCTCCCCATGGTCAGCGCGCTGGGCGGGGCCGAGGGTAATCCGCAGCAGGGGTGGCAAACCGCCTTTATCATCGTGGGCATCGTCGCGGTGGCGTTCTTCCTCATCACCGTTTTCGGCACCAAGGAACGCATCAAACCCACGCCGGACCCGGAGGCCACCGTCGGCAAGGACATCAAGATGCTGTTGGGCAACAATGCCTGGGTGCTGCTCCTCGCCACCACCCTGACGTTCATTCTGTTCGTCGCGGTTCGGAGCTCCGTCTCGACGCACTATTACAAGTATTACGTTTTCGACGGAAATACCGATGTGGCGAACAAGCTGAGCCTTTTCGGCAACATGCTGAATTTCGACAACATGGTTTCCGCCTTCAATACCGGCGGCCAACTGGTCTCCATGGCCGGCGTGCTCGTGACCGCGATGATCGCGAAGAACTTCCGCAAAGGTCCGCTCTACATCACCTTCTTCGTGCTCGCGATCATTGCCACCGCCTCGTTCTACGTGGTGCCCGCCGACCAGATCGAAACATTGTTTATTCTCGATCTGCTCGGTTCGGCCGCTTCCGCACCGTTGCCCGTGCTGCTGTGGGCCATGTATGCCGACACCGCCGACTACGGCGAATGGAAGAATGGTCGCCGCACGACCGCGCTGGTGTTCTCGGCGTCCACCATGGGCCAAAAAGTGGGTTGGGCCGTCGCCGGCTACATCGCCTTCATGATGCTCTCCGGCGTTGGTTTCGAAGCCAACACCATCCCGAGCGACGATGTGAAACACAGCTTGGTCCTGCTCATGAGTCTGGCCCCCGCCGCCCTCGGCATCTTGTCGATCGTGATCTTCAAGTTCTACCCGCTCACCGACCAAAAGATGGCCGGCATCGAAGCGGATCTCGATGCTCGTCGCGCCGCTGCCGGCACCCCGACGGAATAAGCTTCGGCCCTGCTTTGATTGCGCACGGCTCCTCCTTCGCGGGGAGCCGTTTTCGTTTTCCCTCCCTGGCGGGTTACCGCACCCGGTTCGGCTAATTCGCCGTCCGGGCCCGATGTATCGCCAACACCAGCGCCTGCATTTTGGCGTGATCTTTCATGCCCGGCGCGGTTTCGACGCCACTGTTCACGTCGACGAAATTTGTCCCGCTTTCCGCGAGGGCCAAGACCACGTTTTCCGGCGAGAGCCCTCCCGCCAGAATCCAAGTATGATCGGGGTGTGACGCGCGCAGCTCGCGGAACCGGCCCCAATCCCCCGTCTGACCTGAACCGCCGAAACGGTCACGATGAAAGGTATCGAGCAGCACCGTCCCTGCCGCCTCCAACACCGCCGCGGCAACGGCTTCGTCGGCCGGCAGTTTGGGTGCGAGCCAAAGAACATCCTTTCCCACGGTTTCACTCCACACCCGCAAGCGCGCCTCCGGCGTCGTCGTCCGGAAATGGATCTGAAAACGATCGAATCCCGCGTCCCGGGCC is from Synoicihabitans lomoniglobus and encodes:
- a CDS encoding ABC transporter permease, whose protein sequence is MKKRRWIEQALTWPSFGWLVIFFAVPTVLVFALSFKPADLSGGAAPGWTLETWRSLNNPAYPGIVWRTLWLSGACTVVCLGLGVPVAYWIARLDVRWRQRVLLLIILPFWTNFLIRIFAWRTLLHPDGFVKSVCVSLGWAEPNTQLLYNNGAILLVLVYTYLPFAILPLYAATEKFDFTLFEAARDLGATKWRAFRSVFLPGIRTGLLTAFLIVFIPALGSYAIPAIVGGPTSEMIGNKIAQRATTDRNLPHAAALGAVLTLVIFVPLGVAAYLRRRDRLDVTTTPVDEPASP
- a CDS encoding ABC transporter permease; the encoded protein is MKPSRLPLVTALVVLVFFYLPIAMLIAQSFNAAKFGGQWNGFSFRWYQELWAREDIHQAAWNTLLIAVTSTIASVVLGALAAWCIHRYKTRTQRIHYGLIYAPLVVPDILMGLSLLFLFVNVGVQLNFTTIILAHTTFCLSYVTLVMLGRLQDFDDAVIEAAQDLGAGWGTIIRRILLPLLGPGLAAGGLLAFTLSIDDFVITFLVSGPGNTTLPVKIFSMMRRSSPQVINALSVIFMSVTFITVLLSQRLTRPQP
- a CDS encoding polyamine ABC transporter substrate-binding protein, which encodes MKSPLLRFIAVGLVAGLVLLFSSCAKKKPVLHVYIWSDYLAEGLVEEFAAANNCEVIVDNYDSNEVLHAKLKGGATGYDLVFPSSYIVRMMVEDGLLQKLNHDRIPNIKNLDPIFVGSVSVDKKMVYSIPYMTGATGIAYRTDEVEDFVPSWQMFARSDLAGRMTLLDDHREVLGAALRVLGHSMNSTDEAAIEAAADLVIEWKRNIAQFASESNKAGIASKEFYLVQAWGGDVQQIIDENEDPNIAFALPQEGFAMWEDTMAIPTGADNVDLAEKFINFLHDPVIAARNIEFNYYLCPNWASYRHLSEEVLQNPIVIIPPELLKKGEQIKDIGDDLAKYTAAWDRVKATQ
- a CDS encoding ABC transporter ATP-binding protein, translated to MAAFIELQNVTKRYGDITVVDNVSLQLTKGEVFSLLGPSGSGKTTLLRMLAGFIEPDEGHILVNGRDLTHVPPHQRPINTVFQNYALFPHLTIRENIAFGLTVAKRPAAEIEREVKRMLDLTQMHAHADKKPTQISGGQKQRVAIARALINQPELLLLDEPLAALDLKLRQHMLIELENIHREVGTTFLYVTHDQGEAMSLGDRVAVMNHGRFEQIGTPSEVYETPHSRFVAGFVGDTNLIDATVVDVGAGDNHGLRTTDLGPIIYGLDDTPHSGDVVLSKLAGAIPDGSQAVLSLRPERIALRRECPRHHHAQNTIQGVVVDLIYLGSRTHYRIKVGSRLISVWKQHRRFLPDYDPVEAGEVVWLSWYSNDGYLIVEAPGTS
- a CDS encoding MFS transporter yields the protein MIDTKLPLREKLAYGCGDFASVLFWQTFMRYLPFFYTDVFGLTAAMLANLLLFSRVLDGVSDPVIGMWADRTESKWGKFRPFILFGCMPFAIFGVLTFTTPDLGDNGKIIWAFVTYNGLMLLYTLVNIPYTAMLGVMTTNSVERTRLSSIKFIFAFAAGTVISATLLPMVSALGGAEGNPQQGWQTAFIIVGIVAVAFFLITVFGTKERIKPTPDPEATVGKDIKMLLGNNAWVLLLATTLTFILFVAVRSSVSTHYYKYYVFDGNTDVANKLSLFGNMLNFDNMVSAFNTGGQLVSMAGVLVTAMIAKNFRKGPLYITFFVLAIIATASFYVVPADQIETLFILDLLGSAASAPLPVLLWAMYADTADYGEWKNGRRTTALVFSASTMGQKVGWAVAGYIAFMMLSGVGFEANTIPSDDVKHSLVLLMSLAPAALGILSIVIFKFYPLTDQKMAGIEADLDARRAAAGTPTE
- a CDS encoding phosphoribosylanthranilate isomerase, translated to MIDGIRLKFCGLTTLVDAEFADRLGADYLGFILYPKSPRYLPLRQYRDMATALPDGRKHVAVMVEPDEAELVAARDAGFDRFQIHFRTTTPEARLRVWSETVGKDVLWLAPKLPADEAVAAAVLEAAGTVLLDTFHRDRFGGSGQTGDWGRFRELRASHPDHTWILAGGLSPENVVLALAESGTNFVDVNSGVETAPGMKDHAKMQALVLAIHRARTAN